A stretch of the Thermus thermophilus genome encodes the following:
- a CDS encoding ribonucleoside-diphosphate reductase subunit alpha — translation MTKTKRTYEPWYWANEHTRLYMRRGYLLPGVSVEERVKEIAQRAEALTKVEGFGRKFLEYMARGWYSLATPIWANYGLRRGLPISCYGTYVEDDTASILRAVAEVGMMSKQGGGTSLYLGRLRPRGAPIRDNGESNGSFAFASLFDRVIEVFNQGSTRRGQCAAYLDVEHPDLEEWLSIQREHSPVQSLFWGVSVGDRWLEEMIAGDGEKRARWAKILKSRAEVGIPYLFFRDNANRKAPEVFRALGKTIWASNLCTEIMLPSSEEESFVCCLSSLNLLHYEEWKDTDAVETLVIFLDSVLDDFIEKAEGIPYMERAVRFAKRYRAIGLGVLGWHSYLQSQRIPLESPEAFRRNAEIFKTIRERAEEASRWLRKRHPEDELAGVGELKERRNATLLAIAPTKSSAFILGQVSPSIEPYTSNYYLKDLQKARVPFKNPFLEEVLREKGKDEEKVWRSILEHNGSVQHLDFLTDEEKAVFKTFAEISQMTLVNLAASRQKHIDQGQSLNLVIHPEAPPKDVNALVLHAWRSGLKALYYQFSQSVAQAYSRDLLLSCQACES, via the coding sequence ATGACCAAGACCAAGCGGACCTACGAGCCCTGGTACTGGGCCAACGAGCACACCCGTCTCTACATGCGCCGGGGTTACCTGCTGCCCGGGGTGAGCGTGGAGGAGCGGGTGAAGGAGATCGCCCAGCGGGCCGAGGCCCTTACGAAGGTGGAAGGGTTTGGCCGCAAGTTCCTTGAGTACATGGCCCGGGGCTGGTACTCCCTCGCCACCCCCATCTGGGCCAACTACGGCCTCAGGCGGGGCCTTCCCATCTCCTGCTACGGCACCTACGTGGAGGACGACACCGCCTCCATCCTGAGAGCGGTGGCCGAGGTGGGGATGATGAGCAAGCAGGGAGGCGGAACCTCCCTCTACCTGGGGAGGCTCCGCCCCCGGGGGGCCCCCATCCGGGACAACGGGGAGAGCAATGGCTCCTTCGCCTTCGCCTCCCTCTTTGACCGGGTGATTGAGGTTTTCAACCAGGGCTCCACCCGCAGGGGCCAGTGCGCCGCCTACCTGGACGTGGAGCACCCCGACCTCGAGGAGTGGCTTTCCATCCAGCGGGAACACTCCCCGGTGCAGTCCCTCTTCTGGGGGGTGAGCGTGGGGGACCGCTGGCTTGAGGAGATGATCGCCGGGGACGGGGAGAAGCGGGCCCGCTGGGCCAAGATCCTGAAGAGCCGGGCCGAGGTGGGCATCCCCTACCTCTTCTTCCGGGACAACGCCAACCGAAAGGCCCCCGAGGTCTTCCGCGCCTTGGGCAAGACCATCTGGGCCAGCAACCTCTGCACGGAGATCATGCTCCCCTCCTCGGAGGAGGAGAGCTTCGTCTGCTGCCTCTCCTCCCTGAACCTCCTCCACTACGAGGAGTGGAAGGACACGGACGCGGTGGAGACCCTGGTCATTTTCCTGGACTCCGTGCTGGACGACTTCATTGAGAAGGCGGAGGGCATCCCCTACATGGAGCGGGCGGTGCGCTTCGCCAAGCGTTACCGGGCCATCGGCCTCGGGGTCCTGGGCTGGCATAGCTACCTCCAGTCGCAGCGGATCCCCCTGGAAAGCCCCGAGGCCTTCCGGAGAAACGCCGAGATCTTCAAGACCATCCGGGAGCGGGCCGAGGAGGCCTCGAGGTGGCTGAGGAAGCGGCACCCCGAGGACGAGCTCGCCGGGGTGGGGGAGCTTAAGGAACGGCGCAACGCCACCCTCCTCGCCATCGCCCCCACCAAGTCCAGCGCCTTCATCCTGGGCCAGGTCTCCCCCTCCATAGAGCCCTACACCAGCAACTACTACCTGAAGGACCTACAGAAAGCCCGCGTCCCCTTCAAGAACCCCTTCCTGGAGGAGGTGCTGAGGGAAAAGGGCAAGGACGAGGAAAAGGTCTGGCGGAGCATCCTGGAGCACAACGGTTCCGTGCAGCACCTGGACTTCCTCACCGATGAGGAAAAGGCGGTGTTCAAGACCTTCGCCGAAATCTCGCAGATGACCCTGGTGAACCTGGCGGCCTCGAGGCAGAAGCACATTGACCAGGGGCAGTCCCTGAACCTTGTGATCCACCCGGAGGCCCCGCCCAAGGACGTGAACGCCCTGGTTCTCCACGCCTGGCGCTCGGGCCTCAAGGCCCTCTACTACCAGTTCAGCCAGAGCGTGGCCCAGGCCTACAGCCGGGACCTCCTCCTCTCCTGCCAGGCCTGCGAGTCTTAG
- a CDS encoding ribonucleotide-diphosphate reductase subunit beta, protein MPLTAPRLAYRPYEYPGLLRFRDAIRHSYWVHTEFSFQSDLQDHALADEKERSLVERALLAIAQVELAVKLFWARVYDRFPKPEIAEVGLTFAESEVRHANAYAHLLELLGLEEAFGRALEEASPLRERAQALGEALRRAQGKDLREYALALFLFSAFTEHVSLFSQFYVLMALNRRGNRYKGISNAIEATSKEENIHGLFGVELLRLLRAEHPEAFGEGFQEEALRLAEGLFRAEEALLDWLFSAGEPALVGHGETLEFLKGRYNEVLALHGLPEAFPVDRTRLRDTEWFTLELLADKEVDFFNKRSVAYARRVQSFDPEELF, encoded by the coding sequence GTGCCCCTCACGGCGCCTAGGCTCGCCTACCGCCCCTACGAGTACCCAGGGCTCCTCCGCTTCCGGGACGCCATCCGGCACAGCTACTGGGTGCACACGGAGTTCAGCTTCCAGTCCGACCTCCAGGACCACGCCCTGGCCGACGAGAAGGAGCGCTCCCTGGTGGAGCGGGCCCTCCTCGCCATCGCCCAGGTGGAGCTCGCCGTCAAGCTCTTCTGGGCCCGGGTCTACGACCGCTTTCCCAAGCCCGAGATCGCCGAGGTGGGCCTCACCTTCGCCGAGAGCGAGGTGCGGCACGCCAACGCCTACGCCCACCTCCTGGAGCTTTTGGGGTTGGAGGAGGCCTTCGGGCGGGCCCTGGAGGAGGCGAGCCCCCTCCGGGAGCGGGCCCAGGCCCTGGGAGAAGCCCTTCGGCGCGCCCAGGGGAAGGACCTGCGGGAGTACGCCCTCGCCCTTTTCCTCTTCTCCGCCTTCACGGAACACGTCTCCCTCTTTTCCCAGTTCTACGTCCTCATGGCCCTAAACCGCCGCGGCAACCGCTATAAAGGGATCTCCAACGCCATCGAGGCCACCAGCAAGGAGGAGAACATCCACGGCCTCTTTGGGGTGGAGCTCCTCCGCCTCCTCCGGGCGGAGCACCCCGAGGCCTTCGGCGAGGGGTTTCAGGAGGAGGCCCTGCGCCTCGCCGAGGGACTTTTCCGGGCGGAGGAGGCCTTGCTGGACTGGCTCTTCTCCGCGGGGGAGCCCGCCCTGGTGGGCCACGGGGAGACCCTGGAGTTCCTCAAGGGGCGCTACAACGAGGTCCTCGCCCTCCATGGGCTCCCCGAAGCCTTCCCCGTGGACCGGACCAGGCTTCGGGACACGGAGTGGTTCACCCTGGAGCTCCTCGCCGACAAGGAGGTGGACTTCTTCAACAAGCGGAGCGTGGCCTACGCGCGCAGGGTACAAAGCTTTGATCCGGAGGAGCTTTTCTGA
- a CDS encoding acyl-CoA thioesterase, whose product MRETRMVYPVFPGETNHYGTLFGGTVLAWMDQAAFVAATRHARKKVVTVHADAVDFKRPVPLGAIVELVARVKEVGRTSMRVEVEMWVEPVKEGEEAYLAARGGFVLVAVDERGRPSPVPPLEGGEARAPHGA is encoded by the coding sequence ATGCGGGAGACGCGCATGGTCTACCCCGTCTTCCCCGGGGAGACCAACCACTACGGAACCCTGTTTGGCGGAACGGTTCTGGCCTGGATGGACCAGGCGGCCTTTGTGGCCGCCACGCGCCACGCGCGCAAGAAGGTGGTGACGGTGCACGCGGACGCCGTGGACTTCAAGCGCCCCGTCCCCCTGGGGGCCATCGTGGAGCTGGTGGCCCGGGTCAAGGAGGTGGGGCGCACCTCCATGCGGGTGGAGGTGGAGATGTGGGTGGAGCCGGTGAAGGAAGGCGAGGAGGCCTACCTGGCCGCCCGGGGCGGGTTCGTCCTGGTGGCGGTGGACGAGAGGGGGAGGCCGAGCCCGGTGCCTCCCCTGGAAGGAGGTGAGGCCCGTGCCCCTCACGGCGCCTAG
- a CDS encoding transposase, which produces MDWGYRGLKGLASSLGLELEVVAPPYAGVRGVWVREGEEAPELPRERGFKPLPKRWVVERTFAWLGRNRRLSKDYGQPSGYLVQNPRVSEAWVYLGMLRLLVKRLARAA; this is translated from the coding sequence GTGGACTGGGGGTACCGGGGCCTCAAGGGGCTCGCTTCTTCCCTGGGGCTGGAGCTTGAGGTGGTGGCCCCTCCCTACGCGGGGGTGCGAGGGGTCTGGGTGCGGGAGGGGGAAGAGGCGCCGGAGCTTCCGCGGGAGAGGGGGTTCAAGCCCTTGCCCAAGCGGTGGGTGGTGGAGCGGACCTTTGCCTGGCTTGGGCGGAACCGGCGGTTGTCCAAGGACTACGGTCAGCCGTCAGGCTACCTTGTGCAAAATCCTCGGGTGAGCGAGGCCTGGGTGTATCTGGGCATGCTTCGCTTGTTGGTGAAGCGGCTGGCCCGAGCCGCGTAG
- a CDS encoding AbrB/MazE/SpoVT family DNA-binding domain-containing protein, whose translation MELAKLSRKGQLSIPKRLLKALGVEGEAYFLVELAPEGGLLLRPAGVYPLEVYTEERLQELLAEDTLTEEERGRLAALAH comes from the coding sequence ATGGAGCTGGCCAAGCTCAGCCGCAAGGGCCAACTCTCCATTCCCAAGCGCCTCCTCAAGGCCTTGGGCGTGGAGGGGGAGGCCTACTTCCTGGTGGAGCTTGCTCCCGAGGGGGGGCTTCTCCTGCGCCCCGCCGGGGTCTACCCCTTAGAGGTCTACACAGAAGAGCGCCTCCAGGAACTTCTGGCCGAAGACACCCTCACCGAGGAGGAGCGCGGCCGCCTTGCCGCCCTCGCCCATTAG
- a CDS encoding PIN domain-containing protein — translation MPPSPIRLRRLFLDANVLFAACWQEGRARALLELAPKAKVLLLTSPHALEEARRNLEAKRPEALDCLQGIQGRVRTVPEAPMALVRKALAEGLPLKDAPILAAAWSAGAEALVTGDRRHFGHLMGRRVRGLWVVSLAEALAGVMDLLEGKG, via the coding sequence TTGCCGCCCTCGCCCATTAGGCTCCGCCGCCTCTTCCTGGACGCCAACGTCCTCTTCGCCGCCTGCTGGCAAGAGGGGAGGGCGCGAGCCCTTTTGGAGCTGGCGCCCAAGGCCAAGGTTCTCCTCCTCACCTCCCCCCACGCCCTGGAGGAAGCCCGGCGCAACCTGGAGGCCAAGCGGCCCGAGGCCCTGGACTGCCTCCAGGGGATACAGGGACGGGTGCGGACGGTCCCCGAGGCCCCGATGGCGTTGGTGCGGAAAGCGCTGGCGGAAGGCCTGCCCCTTAAGGATGCCCCCATCCTGGCAGCTGCCTGGAGCGCCGGCGCCGAGGCCCTGGTGACTGGGGACCGGCGCCACTTTGGGCACCTCATGGGGAGGAGGGTAAGGGGGCTCTGGGTGGTTTCGCTGGCGGAAGCCCTGGCGGGGGTGATGGACCTCTTGGAGGGCAAGGGTTAG
- a CDS encoding integrase core domain-containing protein, which translates to MHHDQGGPFLSHDWVGTLLLRDGQRLSYSLMGAKGNPGVESFFARFKGEGGDQFLEARSLGELKEVVKERLRYYHESRLHSGLGYRTPREAMEEALGQSTQDITWEAG; encoded by the coding sequence GTGCACCATGACCAGGGGGGACCTTTCCTGAGCCACGACTGGGTGGGGACGCTTCTTCTCAGGGACGGGCAGCGGCTTTCCTACAGCCTGATGGGGGCTAAGGGAAACCCTGGGGTGGAGAGCTTTTTTGCCCGGTTCAAGGGGGAGGGAGGAGACCAGTTTTTGGAGGCCAGAAGCCTTGGGGAGCTAAAGGAGGTGGTGAAGGAGCGCCTACGCTACTACCACGAGAGCCGGCTGCACTCGGGGCTCGGTTATCGGACGCCGAGGGAGGCGATGGAGGAGGCGCTGGGGCAAAGCACACAGGACATCACATGGGAGGCAGGGTGA
- a CDS encoding IS3 family transposase, with the protein MLEHPEYGYRRVTKELHRKGILVNHKRVHRLLQDFHLSLKRTVRRPKPNPLLQIVLLAGDRADLRASLLRQREPEPFELLYTDFTLLPYRGGKAWFVPILGQPPWRLRSPQDADGGGLGFRAFSLGGAGPGGVGGGQDLSPGPGGEVPQGPGAP; encoded by the coding sequence TTGCTGGAGCACCCCGAGTACGGCTACCGCCGGGTCACCAAGGAGCTCCACAGAAAGGGCATTCTGGTCAACCACAAACGGGTCCACCGCCTACTGCAGGACTTCCACCTCTCCCTGAAGCGCACCGTTCGGAGGCCCAAGCCCAACCCCCTGCTGCAGATCGTCCTCCTGGCCGGGGACAGAGCAGACTTGAGGGCCTCCCTTCTCAGGCAGAGGGAACCGGAGCCCTTTGAGCTCTTGTACACCGACTTCACCCTCCTGCCCTACCGGGGAGGGAAGGCCTGGTTCGTGCCCATCCTGGGTCAGCCGCCTTGGCGGCTACGTTCCCCACAGGACGCGGACGGTGGTGGCCTGGGGTTTAGGGCCTTCTCCCTCGGCGGAGCTGGCCCTGGAGGCGTGGGAGGAGGCCAAGACCTTTCTCCAGGCCCAGGTGGGGAGGTTCCCCAGGGCCCTGGTGCACCATGA
- a CDS encoding LamB/YcsF family protein — protein MTVDLNADAGESYGPFAYGHDQEIFPLVTSANLACGFHGGSPGRILEAVRLAKAHGVAVGAHPGFPDLVGFGRREMALSPEEVYADVLYQVGALSAFLRAEGLPLHHVKPHGALYLKACKDRETARAIALAVKAFDPGLPLVVLPGTVYEEEARKAGLRVVLEAFPERAYLRNGQLAPRSMPGSWITDPKEAARRALRMVLEGKVEALDGGEVEVRAETLCIHGDNPNAPEVARAVRKALEEAGVEVRAF, from the coding sequence GGACGCGGGCGAGTCCTACGGGCCCTTCGCCTACGGCCATGACCAGGAGATCTTCCCCCTGGTCACCTCGGCCAACCTGGCCTGCGGCTTCCACGGGGGAAGCCCGGGCCGGATCCTGGAGGCGGTGCGCCTGGCCAAGGCCCACGGCGTGGCCGTGGGGGCCCACCCGGGCTTTCCCGACCTCGTGGGCTTTGGCCGAAGGGAGATGGCCCTTTCCCCGGAGGAAGTCTACGCCGACGTGCTCTACCAGGTGGGGGCCCTCTCCGCCTTCCTTAGGGCGGAGGGCCTTCCCCTCCACCACGTCAAGCCCCACGGGGCGCTTTACCTCAAGGCCTGCAAGGACCGGGAGACGGCGAGGGCCATCGCCCTGGCGGTGAAGGCCTTTGACCCGGGGCTTCCCCTCGTGGTCCTCCCGGGGACGGTGTACGAGGAGGAGGCGCGGAAGGCGGGGCTAAGGGTGGTCCTCGAGGCCTTCCCTGAAAGGGCCTACCTGCGAAACGGCCAGCTCGCCCCCCGCTCCATGCCGGGTTCCTGGATCACCGACCCCAAGGAGGCGGCCCGGAGGGCCTTGCGCATGGTGCTGGAGGGGAAGGTGGAGGCCTTAGACGGCGGAGAGGTGGAGGTGCGGGCCGAGACGCTTTGCATCCACGGGGACAACCCCAACGCCCCCGAGGTGGCGAGGGCGGTGCGGAAGGCCCTGGAAGAGGCGGGGGTGGAGGTGCGGGCCTTCTAG